A genome region from Chlorobaculum tepidum TLS includes the following:
- a CDS encoding glycosyltransferase, which produces MKLLFVNSAREWGGTEKWTRMAARKLSEQHEVSLIYRKEAVGKHFDLPKFRLPCLSHIDLYTLFRMVAIIRQNGIEVVIPTKRKDYLLGGLAGKMTGAAMILRLGADRKLKWPWQRFMYHTLSNGIIVNASKIKKTLLETGYIPEAKIRVIYNGLDIAELDRRRSEQTVAKPFPVTITGLGRLTWNKGYDFLIRSFSRFVEASGNRDAGIVLIGDGAQKKEFAKLADELGLADRVLFPGFQQNPYSWLAASDIFAVTSTNEGLPNALLEAMYLGNAPISTRAGGVEEVIDDGRNGLLLDYGDEEALASALQLLVKSPERRAEFARQATTRIVEQFSMERMASEIASFCREVAAKR; this is translated from the coding sequence ATGAAGCTTCTCTTCGTCAACTCCGCGCGGGAGTGGGGCGGCACAGAAAAATGGACGCGGATGGCCGCCCGCAAGCTTTCGGAGCAGCATGAGGTCTCGCTCATCTATCGCAAGGAGGCGGTGGGCAAACACTTCGACCTGCCGAAATTCCGCCTCCCTTGCCTCAGCCACATCGATCTCTACACGCTCTTCCGGATGGTGGCGATCATTCGCCAAAACGGCATCGAGGTCGTCATCCCGACCAAGCGCAAGGACTACCTCCTCGGCGGTCTGGCCGGAAAAATGACCGGCGCGGCGATGATTCTACGCCTCGGCGCGGACCGCAAGCTGAAATGGCCTTGGCAGCGCTTCATGTACCACACCCTCAGCAACGGCATCATCGTCAACGCGAGCAAAATCAAAAAGACCCTGCTCGAAACCGGCTACATCCCCGAAGCGAAGATCCGCGTCATTTACAACGGCCTCGACATCGCCGAACTCGACCGGCGGCGCTCGGAACAGACCGTCGCCAAGCCATTCCCGGTGACAATCACCGGCCTCGGACGGCTCACCTGGAACAAGGGGTACGACTTCCTCATCCGCAGCTTCTCGCGCTTCGTCGAAGCGAGCGGCAACCGTGACGCCGGAATCGTGCTGATCGGCGACGGCGCGCAGAAAAAGGAGTTCGCGAAATTGGCTGACGAGCTGGGACTCGCGGATCGCGTGCTCTTTCCGGGCTTCCAGCAAAATCCTTACTCGTGGCTCGCCGCGAGCGACATTTTTGCCGTCACCTCGACCAACGAGGGCTTGCCCAACGCCCTGCTCGAAGCGATGTACCTCGGCAACGCGCCGATCAGCACGCGGGCGGGCGGCGTTGAAGAGGTGATCGACGACGGCCGGAACGGACTTCTGCTCGACTACGGCGACGAGGAGGCGCTGGCGAGTGCCCTGCAACTGCTCGTCAAATCGCCGGAGCGCCGAGCGGAGTTCGCGCGGCAAGCGACGACGCGGATCGTCGAGCAATTTTCGATGGAGCGGATGGCGAGCGAAATCGCCAGCTTCTGCCGGGAGGTGGCGGCGAAACGATGA
- a CDS encoding glycosyltransferase, translated as MNFLFLNSASRGWGGNEKWTKMAAEALADEHLVMLAYRDPAIGDHIDVQKVRLPFRWEFDLPTIFSLVRLVWRKKIDILIPTKRKDYVLAGLVCRLTGAANILRLGIDRPLKNTPVQRLIYGWLADGIIVNADKIRRTLALSPWIDPDKVRVIYNGIDREKLEPDSVLPCKKPFSFTIGAAGALIPRKGFDYLIRSFARFSAGSNEITDAGLVIAGTGPERESLEKLAADLGISGRVRFTGHLTNPYPVMRACDLFVSASTSEGLANVLLESMALHCVPVSTLSGGADELIEDGRNGFLVRYGDEKRLAEIFSELYKNPGKIASVAANAHQTIMQRFSIELMRKDLFEFCSEINDRKKGT; from the coding sequence GTGAACTTCCTCTTCCTGAACTCCGCGAGTCGCGGATGGGGTGGCAACGAAAAATGGACCAAAATGGCCGCCGAAGCCCTCGCCGATGAACACTTGGTGATGCTCGCGTACCGCGACCCAGCAATCGGCGACCATATCGACGTCCAAAAAGTTCGCCTGCCATTCCGCTGGGAATTCGATCTACCCACCATCTTCAGCCTGGTCAGACTCGTCTGGCGAAAAAAAATCGACATTCTGATCCCTACGAAACGCAAGGATTACGTACTTGCCGGTCTGGTTTGCCGCCTCACCGGAGCAGCAAACATCCTCCGTCTCGGCATCGACCGCCCGCTAAAAAATACGCCTGTTCAGCGACTGATCTACGGTTGGCTGGCCGATGGCATTATCGTCAATGCCGACAAAATTCGGCGAACCCTTGCTCTCTCTCCGTGGATCGACCCGGACAAGGTCAGGGTAATCTACAATGGCATCGACCGGGAAAAACTGGAACCAGACTCCGTGCTGCCCTGTAAAAAACCTTTTTCATTCACGATTGGCGCTGCCGGAGCGCTCATCCCGCGCAAAGGATTCGACTACCTCATTCGCTCTTTCGCCCGCTTTAGCGCTGGCAGCAACGAGATAACCGATGCCGGACTCGTGATCGCGGGAACGGGTCCTGAGCGGGAGTCGCTCGAAAAGCTTGCGGCTGATCTCGGCATCTCTGGCCGGGTGCGCTTTACCGGCCATCTGACCAATCCCTATCCCGTGATGCGCGCCTGCGACCTGTTTGTCTCGGCATCGACATCCGAAGGTCTGGCAAACGTGCTTCTTGAAAGCATGGCGCTCCATTGCGTCCCCGTCAGTACGCTCTCTGGAGGAGCCGATGAGCTGATCGAAGATGGCCGGAATGGCTTTCTTGTCCGCTACGGTGACGAAAAACGGCTTGCGGAGATATTCAGCGAGCTTTACAAAAACCCCGGCAAAATCGCCTCTGTCGCGGCAAATGCACACCAAACGATAATGCAGCGATTCTCGATCGAGCTGATGCGCAAAGACCTGTTCGAATTCTGTTCAGAAATCAATGATCGAAAAAAAGGCACGTGA
- a CDS encoding nucleotide sugar dehydrogenase, which yields MDKTRIALIGLGYVGLPLAVEFAKKFPVAGFDIKQERIEELNNGCDSTLEVDAEALGAVLTASNPLTADGDKGLFVTSSIAEIAKANIYIVTVPTPTDKHNRPVLTPLIRASETVGQVLEKGDIVIYESTVYPGATEEDCVPVLERVSGLTFNRDFFVGYSPERINPGDKEHTVTKIKKVTSGSTPEAARKIDELYASVITAGTHLASSIRVAEAAKVIENSQRDINIAFVNELAMIFNRMGIDTLDVLRAAGTKWNFLPFRPGLVGGHCIGVDPYYLAQKAQEYGYHPEIILAGRRLNDNMGRYVASEVVKLMISRDLKVKGSKVLMLGITFKENCPDIRNTRAVDIVAELREYGAQVHIHDPWANPEEVRHEYGLDCIDAPVEGGYDAIILAVAHAAFAEMAIGKLRSGDNAVIYDVKGVLPTDAIDGRL from the coding sequence ATGGACAAAACAAGGATCGCATTGATCGGCCTGGGTTACGTCGGCCTGCCTCTCGCCGTCGAGTTCGCGAAAAAATTTCCGGTGGCCGGCTTCGACATCAAGCAGGAGCGGATCGAAGAGCTCAACAACGGGTGCGACTCGACGCTCGAAGTCGATGCGGAGGCGCTCGGCGCGGTGCTCACAGCGAGCAACCCGCTGACCGCCGATGGCGACAAGGGCCTCTTCGTCACCTCCTCGATCGCGGAGATCGCCAAAGCGAACATCTACATCGTCACCGTGCCGACACCGACCGACAAGCACAACCGCCCCGTGCTCACCCCGCTCATCCGGGCGAGCGAAACGGTCGGACAGGTGCTCGAAAAGGGGGACATCGTCATCTACGAATCGACCGTCTATCCCGGCGCTACCGAGGAGGATTGCGTGCCGGTGCTCGAACGGGTCTCGGGCCTCACGTTCAACCGGGACTTTTTCGTGGGCTACTCTCCCGAACGGATCAACCCCGGCGACAAGGAGCACACGGTCACGAAAATCAAAAAGGTGACCTCCGGCTCCACGCCCGAAGCCGCCCGCAAAATCGACGAACTGTACGCTTCGGTCATCACGGCGGGCACGCACCTGGCCTCGTCGATCAGAGTCGCCGAAGCGGCCAAGGTGATCGAGAACTCCCAGCGCGACATCAACATCGCCTTCGTCAACGAGCTGGCGATGATCTTCAATCGCATGGGCATCGACACGCTCGACGTGCTCCGGGCCGCCGGGACGAAGTGGAACTTCCTGCCCTTCCGGCCCGGTCTGGTCGGCGGCCACTGCATCGGCGTCGATCCCTACTACCTGGCGCAGAAGGCTCAGGAGTACGGCTACCACCCGGAGATCATTCTGGCGGGCCGCCGCCTGAACGACAACATGGGGCGCTACGTCGCCTCGGAGGTAGTCAAGCTGATGATTTCGCGCGACCTGAAGGTCAAAGGCTCAAAGGTGCTCATGCTCGGCATCACCTTCAAGGAGAACTGCCCCGACATCCGCAACACCCGCGCCGTGGACATTGTGGCCGAACTGCGGGAGTACGGCGCGCAGGTGCACATTCACGACCCCTGGGCTAACCCGGAGGAGGTGCGACATGAATATGGACTCGACTGTATCGACGCGCCGGTCGAAGGCGGTTACGACGCCATCATTCTCGCCGTCGCGCACGCGGCGTTCGCGGAAATGGCCATCGGCAAACTCCGCTCTGGCGATAACGCCGTGATCTACGACGTGAAGGGCGTACTGCCAACCGACGCCATCGACGGCAGACTCTGA